The nucleotide window GCTGCGGCGGTTCGTCCGGCTCCACGTCCTCGGAGACCTACCGGGGTACGGCCGCCGAGTCCGCGCCCGAGGTGAAGGTCGTCGCCAACTTCGTGCGCAGCCGGATCGTCGGCGGTGTCCAGCAGATCAAGACCGGCATCGACTTCCACACCTACAGCGAGCTGGTCCTGTGGCCCTTCGGGTACACGACCGCCGACACTGCGACCGGGATGACGGCGGACGACAACGCCGCGTTCAAGGCGGTCGGGCGGAAGATGGCCGCGAGCAACGGGTACACGGCCGAGCAGGCGAGTGATCTGTACATCACGGACGGGTCGATCGACGACTATCTCTGGGGCTCCCAGAAGATCTTCTCGTACACCTTCGAGATGTACCCGTCCTCCAGTGGAGGCGGCGGCTTCTACCCGCCCGACGAGGTGATCGACCGGGAGACCGCGCGCAACCGGGACGCGGTGCTGCAACTGCTGGAGAACTCGGACTGCATGTACCGGTCCATCGGCAAGGAGGCGCAGTACTGCGGATGAGCCCGCGGCACTGATCAGAACGTCGGGGAACTGCGGGCCGGCTGTGGCCGGTCGCGCAGTTCCCCGCGCCCCTTACGGGGTGCTCTCCTCGACGTCCTTCTTCTCGTCCGCGCCCTCGACGTCCTTCTTCTCGTCCGCGTCCTCGATGTCCTTCTTCTCGTCCGCGTCCTCGAAGTACGCGTCCAGGACCTCGTCGATCCGGGTCTCCCACTCGGCGTGCTTCGACTTCGCCTTGGCCTCGATCTCGATCGGGAACCAGCGGCGGTCGGGGGTGTGCACCGTGACGGTGAAACGCTTGCCGAAGCGGGGGGACTCCGTCTCGACCGCGGCGATCTCGTCCCAGCGGAACTCGCACTCCTGGTCGTCCAGACGCAGTCGTACGCCCCGGTGGTCGGCGACGATCCTCGCGCGGCGGTCCTCGGCCTCGAAGACGGGGCCGTCGACCTCTTCGGCGTCGCCGTCAGCGTCGTCGTCGGCGTCGTCGGCCTCTTGGATCTCGTCCGCCGCGTCGTCCTCCGCCGGGGCCGGCGTCGGCTCCTCGGAGCTCGCGTCTTCCTTCGCCGAGGCAGTCTTCTCCTCCGGCTCCTCCTCCTGCTTCTCCGGCTTGGTCACCGACACCGGTGCCGTGAGGCCGGGGATGTGCGACGGGTCGGCCGCGACGGCGGCCAGGGGCTGGCTGTTCGGACCTATGCGCTGCTCCACAGCGGGAAGTATGGCTGACAACCCTGTGCCGGGCACAGCCAACCCCTGCTTCGATTTGGCTTCCTCCCCCGCGGTTCCGTCGATCTGATCGATCTGATCGATCTGATCGATCCGATCGACGTCAGTCGAGTACGGCCAGAGCGTCGATCTCGATCAGGAGGCCTGCCGGGAGGCCCACGTACACCGTCGTGCGGGCCGCGGGGGGCTCGGTGGGGTGTTCGTCGAAGTACGCGTTGTAGATCTCGTTCATCTCGGCGAAGTGCGCGGTGTCCGTGAGGTAGACGCGGATCATCATCACGTCGTCCCAGGTCGCGCCGCCCTCCTCCAGGACCGCCTGGAGATTGGCCAGGGTCTGGAGCATCTGTTCGCGCAGGGTGGGGCCGGCGGGGGTGGGGGGCTCGCCCTCGACGGCGGGGCGGAAGCCGACCTGGCCCGCGGTCTGGAGGATCCCGCCCTTCCTGACGCCGTGGGAGAACCTCGCCGGCGGGGCGGGGAGGCTCTTGGGGTTGAGGGCGACCTTCTGGTGCTTGCCGGTCATTCGGTTTCCTTCTGTGGGGTTCTGCCGGAGACCTCGCCGCTGATCGTGTCCGCCGTACGGCGGACCAGTGGGAGCAGGGTGAGGAGTTCGTCGGCGGTGACGACGACGTTGGGCGCGGAGAGCGACATCGCGGCGACGACCCGGCCGTCGGCGCCGCGGACGGGTGCCGCGACGCAGTTGATGGACTCCTCGTGGCCGCCGAGGTCGGTGGCCCAGCCCTGTTCACGGACCCTCGCCAGCTCCTTGAGGAACGCGGGGGCGTTGGGGGTCGAACGGGGTGTGTACATGGGGTAGTCGAGCTTCTCCGCGAGCGCTCGGCGCTCGGTCTCGGGAAGGTCGCCGAGGAGGATCTTGGCGACGGCGGCGACCGTGATGGCCACCGGCTTGCCGATGCGTGAGTACATGCGCACCGGGTAGCGGCTCTCCACCTTGTCGATGTAGAGGACCTCGTTCTCCTCGTGGACCGCGAGGTGGACGGTGTGGCCGCAGCTCTCGTTGAGGCGTACGAGGTGGGGGTGGGCGATCTCGCGGACGTCCAGGTTCTCCATGGCCTCGTGGGCGAGGGCGAAGAGGCGGGCGCCGAGGCGGTAGCGCTGGTCGGACTGGCGGTAGACGAGGCCGTGTTCGTGGAGGGTGCGCAGGAGGCGGAGCGCGGTGGACTTGTGGACGCCCAGGCGGTCGGCCACCCGGCCCAGGTCGGCGGGGCCCTCGGCGAGCAGCGGCAGGATGCTGAGCGCGCGGTCGACGGTCTGGCTCATGGGGTGGGTACCTCCTCCTCGGCCCGGTCCGGTATGTCTGTCCAGCCGGGGGCGAGTCGAAGTCTCCCCCACGAGTCGTCGGCCAGGGCGGCAAGGTGGTCGGCGTGTGCGCGGGTGGGGGGTGGGGCGAGGTCGGCGGGTGTGGTGAGGGTGGCCGCGGCGGTCAGGTGGCCGTGGCGCAGTCGGGCTTTCAGGGGGAGGCCCCGGAGGGTTGCCGAGAGGAAGCCTGCGGCGAAGGCGTCGCCCGCGCCTGTCGCTGCCGCGACCTCGACCGTGGGGGCGGGGACGAAGACGACCGTCTGTCGTGCGCTACCCGGCGTCGGTGCTGGGCGGGGGGTGGTCGCGCGGCCCGGCGCTGTCGGGGTGCCGCCCGTCTTCGGGTCGGGAGCCGCCCCGGCGGCACGATCGCCCGCGGCACGACGGAACACCGTCGCGCCCCGCGCCCCCTGTTTCACCACCAGCACCCCGGGCTCCGGCAGCAGCTCCCGGATCGCCGACGGTCCGCCCGTCACCCCCCACACCTCCTCCGCCTCGTCCTCCCCCACGAACACGATGTCGGCGCCGCGGGCCAGGCCCAGCAGCACCTGTGGGGCGTCGGGGGCGGGCCAGAGTCCGGAGCGGTGGTTGATGTCGAAGGAGACGAGCGGGCCGTCGGAGCGGGGGCCGGTCAGTTCGCGCAGCAGCCCCAGGCAACCCGCCGACAGCGCCGCCGTGATGCCCGACAGGTGCAGTACCCGGCACGCCCGCACGACGCGCGGGTCCACGTTGGCCGACGTCATCGCGGAGGCCGCCGAGCCCGTGCGGTAGTACGCCACCTCGTGCGCGTGGGTGGCGCGGTCGCCCGCCGTGCGGAAGTAGACGCCCGTGGGGCGGTCCGGGTCGCGTCGTACGGACGTCACGTCGACGCCGTACGCGGCGACGGCCTCCACCAGGTGATCGCCGAAGCCGTCCGCGCCGACCCGGCTCACCCAGCGCACCGCGTGGCCGGCGGCCGCCAGCGCGCACGCCACGTTCGACTCCGCGCCCCCGATGCCCCGTTCGAAGGACGGTACGTCGGCGAGGCGCCCGGGGCGGGTGGGCAGGAACGTGACCATGGACTCGCCGAGCGCGACGACGTCCACGACGTCGGGGGCATGCACGATGGTCGTGGCTCCTCGTCGTCTCGGGCCGCGGCGGCTCCGTTGACCCGGCATTGGCGTGGATGTTAGACAGCGACAAGCGATATACGCAATGGACGTTGCAAAGAGTGCAACACGCCTGATCAGGGAGGTTCCATGAGTACCGAGGCGCTCGCCCGACTCGCCGAGGAACGCGTCGACCACCGCTTCAAGGGCCTCCCTCCGGACGCCGACGGGCTGACCGTCGGGGAGCTGACCGCCCAGCGCCGCAATCTCTTCACCGGCGGCTTCGCGACGCCCGTCCTCGCCCTCTCGGCCGAGCGGCTGGAGCACAACCTGCGGCTCATGGAGACGTACGCCGTCCGGCACGGGCTCGCCTTCGCGCCGCACGGCAAGACGTCCATGGCACCCCGGCTCTTCCAGCGCCAGATCGAGCGCGGGGCCTGGGGCATCACGCTCGCGGTGCCTCATCAGGTACGGGTGGCGCGGGCCTTCGGTTTTCAGCGGGTGTTCCTCGCCAACGAGCTCGTCGACCCGGCGGCGCTCCGATGGATCTCCGCCGAACTCGACTCGGACCCCGACTTCCGTCTCGTCTGTTACGTCGACTCGGTGCGCGGCGTCGCGCTCATGGACGCGGCCCTCCAGGGCGCGACCCGCCCCCTCGACGTCGTCGTCGAGCTGGCCGCGGGCGAGGGCGCCCGTACCGGTGTCCGTACGGAGGCGGAGTGCGCGGCCGTCGCCGATGCCGTGGCGGCCACGCCCGCGCTGCGGCTCGTCGGGGTCGCCGGGTACGAGGCCGAGGTCCCGGAGGCGAACCCCGAGCGTGTGCACGCCTGGCTGCGGCGGCTCGTCTCCCTCGCCGTCGGCTTCGACAAGGACGGGCGGTTCGAGGGGGCGGACGAGATCGTGGTCAGCGCGGGCGGCAGTGCCTGGTTCGACGCGGTGGCCGACGTGTTCGCCGATATCCCCGAATTCTCCCTCCCCGTGCTGAAGTTGCTGCGCTCCGGCGCGTACGTCTCGCACGACGACGGCCGCTACCGGAAGATCACCCCCTTCAACCGGGTCCCGGAGGAAGGCGCCCTGGAGCCCGCCTTCCGGCTGTGGGCCCAGGTGGTCTCCCGCCCCTCCCCCGAGCAGGCCTTCGTCAACGCGGGCAAGCGGGACGCGGCGTACGACCTCGATCTGCCGTTCGCCCAGGTGGTTCGGCGGGACGGGACCGAGCGGCCGGCCGCCGGGATCGAGGTGACCGCCCTGTCCGACCAGCACGCCTGGCTGCGCACCGGCCCCGAGGCCGATCTGGAGGTCGGCGACTGGCTCGGCCTGGGGCTGTCCCATCCGTGCACGTCCTTCGACAAGTGGCCGCTGATCCCGGTGGCGGAGGCGGACGGCACGGTCGTCGAGTACATCCGCACGTATTTCTGAGGGCTCCCTGATGGAAGAGCTCGTCATCCGGGACGCGGACGTCGTCGACGGCTCCGGCGGCCCGTCGTACCGCGCCGATGTGGTGATCGACGGCGGCAGGATCGTCTCGATCGTCCAGGAGGCCGCGTCAGCCGGTTGTCAACGGCCGTCGGCAAGGCGGGAGTTGGTCGCCGAAGGGCTCGTCCTCTCCCCCGGGTTCGTCGACATGCACGCCCACAGCGATCTCGCCCTCCTCCGGGACCCCGACCACAGCGCCAAGGCCGCGCAGGGGGTCACCCTGGAGGTCCTCGGGCAGGACGGGCTGTCGTACGCGCCCGTCGACGACCGGACGCTGGAGGAGGTGCGCCGGGCCGTAACCGGTTGGAACGGTTACGGCGACGACCTCGACTTCGACTGGCGGTCGGTCGGCGAGTACCTGGACCGGCTGGACCGGGGCATCGCCGTCAACGCGGCCTATCTGATCCCCCAGGGGACCGTCCGCGCGCTCGTCGTCGGCTGGGCGGACCGCGAGGCCACGCCCCGGGAGCTGGAGCGGATGCGGCGGCTGGTCGCCGAGGGGATGGAACAGGGCGCGGTCGGCATGTCGTCGGGGCTGACGTACACGCCCGGCATGTACGCCGAGGACGCCGAGCTGACCGAGCTGTGCCGGGTGGTGGCGTCGTACGGCGGCTACTACTGCCCGCACCACCGTTCGTACGGGGCAGGGGCGCTGGCGGCGTACGAGGAGATGGTGACCCTCACGCGCGAGGCGGGCTGCCCGCTGCACCTCGCGCACGCCACCATGAACTTCGGCGTGAACGAGGGGCGGGCGCCGGAGCTGCTGGCCCTCCTCGACGACGCGCTCGCCGCCGGGGCCGACATCACGCTCGACACCTACCCGTACACCCCCGGCTGCACCACCCTCGTGGCGCTGCTGCCGAGTTGGGCGAGCGAGGGCGGGCCGGACGCGGTCCTGGCGCGGCTCGCGGACGACGACACCGCCGTACGCATCCGGCACCACTTGGAGGTCGTCGGCGCGGACGGCTGCCACGGCGTGCCGATCGAGTGGGACACGATCGAGATCTCGGGGGTCGCCGATCCGGCGCTCGGGCCGTACGTGGGCCGCACCGTGCGGGAGTCCGCCGACGCGCGCGGCGAGGAGCCCTGGACCACCGCCCGCCGGCTTCTCCTCGACGACCGGCTCGGTTCGACGATCCTCCAGCACGTGGGCCACGAGGAGAACGTACGGACGATCATGCGGCATCGCACGCACACCGGCGGCTCGGACGGCGTCCTGCAGGGCACCAAGCCGCATCCACGCGCGTACGGGACGTTCCCGCACTATCTCGGGCGGTACGTCCGGGAGTTGGGGGTGCTGTCGCTGGAGGAGTGCGTCGCGCACCTCACCTCGCGCCCGGCGGCCAGGCTGCGGCTGCCGGACCGGGGGCTCGTCCGGGAGGGGTACCGGGCCGACCTGGTCCTCTTCGACCCGGCGACGGTGGCCGCGGGATCGACGTACGAGGCGCCCAGGACCCTGCCCACGGGCATCCCGTACGTCCTCGTCGACGGCCGGTTCGTGATCGAGGACGGCCGTCGGACGGACGTGCTGGCGGGGCGGGCGGTCCGCCGGACTCCCCGGTGACCGCCCGCGCCACCCTTCGTCACGGCTTGGGCAGCACGCACCCGCTCGCGTTGAGGTTGAGCTGGTTGCCGGTGCCGAAGCAGGCCGGGAACTGGTAGGTCTGCTGGGCGTAGTTGATGCCCTCGCGGACGGTCACAGTGCCGTTCGCGTCGACCTCACAGGGGTTGTTGTCAGTGCAGCGACCGCCGTCCTCGTTGCCGGTGTTGTTGACGGCGACGACCTTGCCGGTGGCGTTGTCGATCACCGGCGAGCCGGAGGTGCCGCCGATGGTCTGGCAGGCGGAGGTGTAGCGGACCGAGTCCTTCCAGGTCCAGTCGCCCTCCTTGAGGCGGTACACGAACCCGTCGACGTTGCAGGCGTAGAGCCGCTTCCAGTAACCGGAGGCGACGGTGATCGCGGTGCCGGCGGTCGGGTGGGTGTCCTGCACGGTGAGGGCGCTGATGCCGTAGGAGTTCTTGATCGCCGCGTAGGTGGAGGTGAGCTGGTAGACCGCGGCGTCGGTGTCGGTCATCGTGCCGTACGCGATCTTGCTGGCGCGCAGTGTCGCGACCCGCGTACCGGCGGAGTTGAGCAGACCGAAGGTGCGGGTGGACGCCCGGTTGACGATCACCTCGCCGGCCGCAGGGAAGCCGGTCTCCAGGCAGTGGCCGTTGGTGAGCACCAGGGCCGGGTCGGTGTCCACGGAGTTGGGGAAGCGGATCACCGAGCCGGAACAGTTGCTGAGGGAGACGGTGCCGGCGAAGTTGACGGCCTTGATGGAGGGCGCGTCGGCGGCCTGGCCTGCCACCGTCTTCGCGACGGCGTCGGTCACCGAACCGACGGCCTGCGCGATCGTCGACTTCGACTCGGCGGCCACGGGCGCGGACTCGGGAGCCGCGACCGCGGGTGCCACGCCCGCGCCGGTGATCGCCAGGGCGAACAGCACGGCGACGAGAGGCTTTCTCATGTGGGGGTCCCCTCTTGCGGTTGCATGGGTGGCGGTGACGGTAAATCCACGGGAAATCCTTCGACCGCCGTCTGATTTGTCATGTGCATTGTGATGGTCAAGGTGCGCGGGGGCAAGGAGTTCGTTCCGGCCGGATGATCTTTGGCCGCCGTATTGCGTGGACTTGGGACCCTTGGTGGAGGCTGACGGTTCCTCAGAAGGCGAAGCGCCGAGGTCGGCCAGAACCTGCCGCACGGTCCCGACCCGACGTCCTCGGCCTCCCTGTCACTTGGGACCCTTCGTCGATCCCTGGCCGCGGCCCTTGCCGTTGCCGGAGTTGCCTCGGGCCGTCGGCTCGGTCGCGGAGGAGGTGGGGGTGGCGGCGCTCGGGGAGGCGGAGGGTTCCGCGGCGGGGTCGCCGGAGCCGGGGGCGGCGGTGCTTGTGACGGCGCTCGGGGACGCGTCGCCGGTGGTGCCCGGGGAGGCCTCGGGAGACGGATCCGCGCCCGCGGTGCCGCCGGTACTGCCCTCGTCGGCGGAGACGGAGTCCTCGACAGCGGGCGTCCTCCGGTCCCCCGTGTCCGCGTCCTGGGGCCTGCCTCCGGAAAGGGCGGCGATCACGGCGCCCGTGAGGACGACACCCGCACCGATGGCGACGACGACCGCGCGCCGCCCCCGTATCGCGGCCGTACGCCCCGGGGGCCGACGGCGGCGACGGCCGGCGGCGGGGCGGCGCTCAGGGCGGTGCTCAGTGCGGCGACCGGGCGCCTCCCCCGGCTGATTCACACCCTCGGAGACGGGCTGATCCAGGAGAACCGTGTCGTCGTACGCGTTCTGCCAACCGTGAGCGGCCGCCGGGTCCCGGTACCCGTCGTAGGCGGGCGTGGCATCCGGGTCGCCGACGGGGAGGTACACGTTCGGTGGCTCGCTGGACATAGCCGCGCATTCTAGGGACAGGTGGGGCCTGTGGGGTAGCGGAGGCCAGTCTCACCCACGAACGCGCCGGTCCCACGTGGTGGAAAACACGACCCGTGAGGCGTTACCGGGCCGTAAGCTCACGGACATGCAGGTGATCCAGTCGACCAAGCTCGCCAACGTCTGTTACGAGATCCGGGGCCCGGTGCTCGAGGAGGCGATGCGGCTCGAGGCGGCCGGACATCGGATCCTCAAGCTGAACACCGGAAACCCGGCCGCCTTCGGCTTCGAGTGCCCGCCCGAGATCCTGGAGGACATCCTCCGCAACGTCTCGTCGGCGCATGGCTACGGCGACGCGAAGGGCCTGCTGGCCGCGCGCCGGGCGGTCGTCATGCACAACCAGACCCTCGGCATCGAGACGGACGTCGAGCACGTCTTCATCGGCAACGGCGTCTCCGAGCTGATCGTGATGGCCATGCAGGGCCTGCTGGACGACGGCGACGAGGTGCTCGTCCCCTCCCCCGACTACCCGCTGTGGACGGCGGCGGTCTCCCTGTCCGGCGGTACGGCGGTCCACTACCGCTGCGACGAGCAGTCCGACTGGATGCCGGACCTGGCGGACGTGGAGCGGAAGGTCACCGACCGCACCAAGGCGATCGTCATCATCAACCCGAACAACCCCACCGGCGCGGTCTACGACGAGGCCATGATCCGGGGCCTGACGGACATCGCGCGCCGCCACAACCTGCTGGTCTGCTCGGACGAGATCTACGACAAGATCCTCTACGACGGCGCCACCCACACCCCGACCGCCTCGATCGCCCCCGACCTGCTGACGCTCACGTTCAACGGCATGTCGAAGGCGTACCGCGTCGCCGGCTACCGGGTCGGCTGGATGTCGATCTCCGGGCCGCGAGCGCACGCCGACTCCTACATCGAGGGTCTGACGATCCTGGCGAACATGCGGCTGTGCGCGAACATGCCGGGGCAGCACGGAGTGGTGGCGGCGCTGAGCGGCCGCCAGACGATCAACGACCTGGTGCTGCCGGGCGGCCGTCTGAAGGAGCAGCGCGATGTAGCGTACGAGCTGCTGACGCAGATCCCGGGCGTGTCGTGCGTGAAGCCGAAGGGGGCGCTGTATCTCTTCCCCCGCCTCGACCCGAAGATCTTCAAGATCAAGGACGACCGGCAGATGGTCCTGGACCTGCTGCGGCAGGAGAAGATCATGGTCGTCCAGGGCACCGGCTTCAACTGGAGCGAGCCCGATCACTTCCGGGTGGTGACCCTGCCGACGGTGGGTGACCTGCGGTCGGCGATCACGCGGATCGGGAACTTCCTGGACGGGTACGGCCAGCCGTAGCGCCGTGCCGGCTTGGCCGGGTGTGAGGCCGGGGTTGCCTGTGAGGCGCCCCGGCTTCGTCGTTCACCGGGGGCGCCCGCATACGCTTCAGACGTCGCTCAACTTTAGACAGGATCTAAGGTAAGGTGGGTGGACGACAGCTTGGAGGCCATCCCATGTACGAGCCGATCCGTCGCAAGTCGGTCCACACGATGGCCGGCCCCGCCACCTCCGACTTCCCCCACCGCTCGCGCGAGGAGGAGCTGGACATCCAGCTCGCCGGCCATCTCGCGGCACTGCTCGCGACGACCGACGAGCTCCGCGCCCTGACCCCCTCCGGCGAGCTGGACACGGCCGCCGAACGGCTGGTCCAGCAGGTGACCCGGCTACGGGGAGGACACCGGCCGGTACGGACGCCGGGCGCCCCCGCGTCGGAGACCACCGCCGCCCCGCTGCACCGCCGTGCGCACGCCCTCGCGGGACGGGCCCTTGTCGTCGCGGCGTCCCGGGCGGACACGGCGGCGGCGATCCTGGCGGCGGAGCGGATGGACGCGCATGACGCCGCGCTGGCGGCGGCCACCACCAGCACCAGCACCAGCACCAGCACCGACCAGCGGGAGCTGGCGACCCACTGAGATGGACAACGTCACGCGGTACGTCCCGGCGACCATCGCCACCGAACGGCTGATCCTGCGGCTGTTCGCGCCGGGTGACGTCGACGACCGGTACGCGTACCAGTCCCTGCCGGAGGTCGTGCGCTACCTCCTTCGCCCGCCGCTCACCCACGAGGGCTGTGCCGAGTCCATCGCCGCGCGAGCCGACGGGACCACCTGGCAGGCCGATGGTGACGTACTCCTGCTGGCCGTGTGCCGCGCGGACGAACCGGGTGTCGTCGGCGAGGTGGTCCTCACCCTGCGGAGTGCGCGCGCCCGGCAGGCCGAGATCGGCTGGGTCTTCAACCCGCGGTACGCCGGACAGGGCTATGCCACCGAGGCGGCACGCGCCCTGGCCTCGCTGGCCTTCGGCCGGTTGGGGGTGCACCGGGTCTTCGCCCGGCTCGATGTCCTCAACACCGCGTCGGTACGCGTGTGCGAGCGTCTCGGAATGCGCCGCGAAGCGCATCTGGTCGACAACGACCTCGACGGGGACCGCTGGGGCAGCGAGTACGTCTACGCGATACTCGCCCACGAGTGGAAGGACTGAACTCCGACCACCCGCTCGCCGGGTTCGAGCTCGCCCAAGCGTGTCGTCAGGATCTCCGGCGTCGCCATCAGCGCGGGCAGGGCCAGCATCGTGGTGCGGAGCGGGGTCGTCACGGCCACGAGGCCGATCGGCGGAGGGCCCGCCAGTAAGCCGACCCTCCCTCTCCCCGTTCCACATACCGGCGGCCCTGCTTCCGGTTGCGTACCGGGACGGCCGCTTCACCTGACGTTCACCCGGACCCACCGGGAACGTTGGGTTCCGGGAGCACGCTCCCCGGTGTGAGACGCATCGCTGGAATCGTCCTCGCGGTCCTGCTGATCGGCGGCGTGGTGGCTGCTGTCGTGGCGGGCCGGGACACCGGGGACAAGGGCACGGCAACGAAGACCGTGCATGGAGTGATCGGGTCGGAGAAGGCGGAGTTCTTCGCCGATCCCGAGGTGGTGAAAGCCCTGGCCGCCAAGGGCTACACCGTGAAGACGGAGACGTCGGGGTCCTGGGCCATGGAAGGGCTGGACCTCAAGGAGTACGACTTCGCGTTCCCGTCCAGCCAGGCACCCGCCGAGGAGCTGGCCGCCAAGTACAAGGTGCGCGGGACCCTGCCCCGGCCGTTCTACTCGCCCCTCGTCGTGGTCGCCCACCGGGACGCCGCCGAGGTGCTGCGGAGGAACGGTCTGGCGAAGCTGGAGAAGAGCCGGGGCACCTTCGACATGACCGCGTACCTGAAGGCCGCCGAGGACGGGCGGACGTGGCAGCAGCTCAAGGGAGCGGAGAAGTACGGGGAGTTGACCGGCCTCCTCTACATCGCCACGACCGACCCGACCACCTCCAACTCCGGGGCGCTGTACCTCGCCGCCACCTCCTTCGTGGCCAACGGCGGCCGGGTCGTGGCGGCCGACGCGGACGTGAGGAAGACCGCACCGCTGCTGCACGAGCTGATCAGCGTCCAGGGCGCCCAGCAGACCAGCACGGACGCGGCCTTCCGGGACTTCGTCAGCGGGGTGGGCAACCCGCTCGTCCTCGTCTACGAGTCGCAGGTCGCCGCGCTGCTCAACCAGGACCAGGGCCAGGCGTCCGCCGACGACCTCGTCGTCCTCTACCCGGACACCACGGTCAACAGCGACCACACCGTCGTCCCCGTCACGCAGGAGGGCCGCGCCCTCGGTGAACTCCTGGGCACGGACCCGACGCTGCGGAAGCTGGCGGCCCGGCACGGGTTCCGGCCGCAGGGGGCGGCCACCGAGTTCACGGCGGCGACCGCCGACCACACGACGTATCTGACGCCACGACTGGCCGTCCGGCAGGCGCCCGTGCCCACCTCCGAGGTGCTGCACGAGATGGCGCGCCGGGCCAGAGGCCAGTGAGAACAACGGGGGACCACCAGTCATGACAACCGAGGAAACCTTCACGCTCACCCCTCCCGAGCCGGTCGCGGCCGTGCCCCGGGAGAAGGCCGGCGGGCTCGTGCCCGTCGACGACTCCGTACGGTCGGACATGGCCGCGAAGGCCGCCGAGTACGTGCGGGGGCTGGCCGCGCTCGACGCCCGGTCGCCCGAGTTCGCGGGCAAGGTCGGGGAGATCGCCGGGCTCGGCTCGGCCGACATGCGGGCCGCCGCGGCGCAGTCCAACCGCATGCTGGAGCGGACCCTGCGCAGCCTGCCCGACAAGGGCGGGGACGCCCAGTCACAGGTCGCGGGCTCGCTCGTCGAACTCCGGCGGGTGGTCGAGGACCTGGACCCGCGCGACCTGCCGGCGAGCAAGGGCCGCAAGTTCCTGTCCCGGCTGCCGGGCGGCAACAAGCTGCGCGACCACGTCGCCAAGTACGCCTCCGCACAGGGCACGCTCAACAAGATCGTGGGCTCGCTGCGCGGCGGCCAGGACGAACTCCGGCGCGACAACGCGGCCTTGCAGACCGAGCGGGTCCGCCTGTGGGAGACCATGGGCAAGCTCCAGGAGTTCGTGGTGCTGACGGAGGCCCTGGACAGGGCGGTCGAGGAGCACATCGGCGGCGCCGGTGACCCGCAGCAGGCCGACACCCTCCGCGCGGACGTCCTGTTCCCGGTCCGCCA belongs to Streptomyces graminofaciens and includes:
- a CDS encoding N-acyl-D-amino-acid deacylase family protein; the encoded protein is MEELVIRDADVVDGSGGPSYRADVVIDGGRIVSIVQEAASAGCQRPSARRELVAEGLVLSPGFVDMHAHSDLALLRDPDHSAKAAQGVTLEVLGQDGLSYAPVDDRTLEEVRRAVTGWNGYGDDLDFDWRSVGEYLDRLDRGIAVNAAYLIPQGTVRALVVGWADREATPRELERMRRLVAEGMEQGAVGMSSGLTYTPGMYAEDAELTELCRVVASYGGYYCPHHRSYGAGALAAYEEMVTLTREAGCPLHLAHATMNFGVNEGRAPELLALLDDALAAGADITLDTYPYTPGCTTLVALLPSWASEGGPDAVLARLADDDTAVRIRHHLEVVGADGCHGVPIEWDTIEISGVADPALGPYVGRTVRESADARGEEPWTTARRLLLDDRLGSTILQHVGHEENVRTIMRHRTHTGGSDGVLQGTKPHPRAYGTFPHYLGRYVRELGVLSLEECVAHLTSRPAARLRLPDRGLVREGYRADLVLFDPATVAAGSTYEAPRTLPTGIPYVLVDGRFVIEDGRRTDVLAGRAVRRTPR
- a CDS encoding RidA family protein produces the protein MTGKHQKVALNPKSLPAPPARFSHGVRKGGILQTAGQVGFRPAVEGEPPTPAGPTLREQMLQTLANLQAVLEEGGATWDDVMMIRVYLTDTAHFAEMNEIYNAYFDEHPTEPPAARTTVYVGLPAGLLIEIDALAVLD
- a CDS encoding pyridoxal phosphate-dependent aminotransferase, which codes for MQVIQSTKLANVCYEIRGPVLEEAMRLEAAGHRILKLNTGNPAAFGFECPPEILEDILRNVSSAHGYGDAKGLLAARRAVVMHNQTLGIETDVEHVFIGNGVSELIVMAMQGLLDDGDEVLVPSPDYPLWTAAVSLSGGTAVHYRCDEQSDWMPDLADVERKVTDRTKAIVIINPNNPTGAVYDEAMIRGLTDIARRHNLLVCSDEIYDKILYDGATHTPTASIAPDLLTLTFNGMSKAYRVAGYRVGWMSISGPRAHADSYIEGLTILANMRLCANMPGQHGVVAALSGRQTINDLVLPGGRLKEQRDVAYELLTQIPGVSCVKPKGALYLFPRLDPKIFKIKDDRQMVLDLLRQEKIMVVQGTGFNWSEPDHFRVVTLPTVGDLRSAITRIGNFLDGYGQP
- a CDS encoding sugar kinase codes for the protein MPGQRSRRGPRRRGATTIVHAPDVVDVVALGESMVTFLPTRPGRLADVPSFERGIGGAESNVACALAAAGHAVRWVSRVGADGFGDHLVEAVAAYGVDVTSVRRDPDRPTGVYFRTAGDRATHAHEVAYYRTGSAASAMTSANVDPRVVRACRVLHLSGITAALSAGCLGLLRELTGPRSDGPLVSFDINHRSGLWPAPDAPQVLLGLARGADIVFVGEDEAEEVWGVTGGPSAIRELLPEPGVLVVKQGARGATVFRRAAGDRAAGAAPDPKTGGTPTAPGRATTPRPAPTPGSARQTVVFVPAPTVEVAAATGAGDAFAAGFLSATLRGLPLKARLRHGHLTAAATLTTPADLAPPPTRAHADHLAALADDSWGRLRLAPGWTDIPDRAEEEVPTP
- a CDS encoding IclR family transcriptional regulator — its product is MSQTVDRALSILPLLAEGPADLGRVADRLGVHKSTALRLLRTLHEHGLVYRQSDQRYRLGARLFALAHEAMENLDVREIAHPHLVRLNESCGHTVHLAVHEENEVLYIDKVESRYPVRMYSRIGKPVAITVAAVAKILLGDLPETERRALAEKLDYPMYTPRSTPNAPAFLKELARVREQGWATDLGGHEESINCVAAPVRGADGRVVAAMSLSAPNVVVTADELLTLLPLVRRTADTISGEVSGRTPQKETE
- a CDS encoding amino acid deaminase, yielding MSTEALARLAEERVDHRFKGLPPDADGLTVGELTAQRRNLFTGGFATPVLALSAERLEHNLRLMETYAVRHGLAFAPHGKTSMAPRLFQRQIERGAWGITLAVPHQVRVARAFGFQRVFLANELVDPAALRWISAELDSDPDFRLVCYVDSVRGVALMDAALQGATRPLDVVVELAAGEGARTGVRTEAECAAVADAVAATPALRLVGVAGYEAEVPEANPERVHAWLRRLVSLAVGFDKDGRFEGADEIVVSAGGSAWFDAVADVFADIPEFSLPVLKLLRSGAYVSHDDGRYRKITPFNRVPEEGALEPAFRLWAQVVSRPSPEQAFVNAGKRDAAYDLDLPFAQVVRRDGTERPAAGIEVTALSDQHAWLRTGPEADLEVGDWLGLGLSHPCTSFDKWPLIPVAEADGTVVEYIRTYF
- a CDS encoding S1 family peptidase — encoded protein: MRKPLVAVLFALAITGAGVAPAVAAPESAPVAAESKSTIAQAVGSVTDAVAKTVAGQAADAPSIKAVNFAGTVSLSNCSGSVIRFPNSVDTDPALVLTNGHCLETGFPAAGEVIVNRASTRTFGLLNSAGTRVATLRASKIAYGTMTDTDAAVYQLTSTYAAIKNSYGISALTVQDTHPTAGTAITVASGYWKRLYACNVDGFVYRLKEGDWTWKDSVRYTSACQTIGGTSGSPVIDNATGKVVAVNNTGNEDGGRCTDNNPCEVDANGTVTVREGINYAQQTYQFPACFGTGNQLNLNASGCVLPKP